One Oncorhynchus masou masou isolate Uvic2021 chromosome 27, UVic_Omas_1.1, whole genome shotgun sequence genomic window carries:
- the LOC135515326 gene encoding leiomodin-2-like: MNSFGYRRELSKYEDVDEDELLASLSPEELAELEMELADIDPDANVPIGLRQRDQTEKTSTGTFSRDSLLKYWEKETKRILEDERGEASSPKQDGDDDAEKSEEECVTETNSEAEEKDDENKKENKDYEEEEEEEEEEEESEEEEAETEDEEDEEEDEEEPEEKRPKAATPKDSGPPSPLSVVISSPSLLRPPRVEPMRLTPPPPPLDPNADGNPIVVDEALERVLNNDPELKEINLNNIEDISQDTLIQFAEALRSNTHVRVFSLANTHADDPVVLAIAKTLCENTSIISLNIESNYVTGKGVLAMVQALPSNSTLTELRFHNQRHMCGGQVEMEMVKVLRENHTLIKLGYQFHLPGPRMSMTGILTRNMDRQRQKRLQEQRQNQQAGPEGAVNLRTTALLKATPGSSPYGSPRVSPWQSPKLPKKQTPPAPPPPPPPPPPPPPLPCQPPAEKKKPTRKIAEVIRLHEEVVKKQGKGKGKKGKKGLKETNSILKELKNALRPVAETRDQEHSRPPTPLRSSHDQLMDSIRNASVRSLRKVEVPQRKFVFVPDEETS; the protein is encoded by the exons ATGAACAGTTTTGGGTACCGTCGGGAGTTGAGTAAGTatgaggatgtggatgaggatgaaCTACTGGCTTCTCTCAGCCCAGAGGAGCTCGCTGAGCTGGAGATGGAGCTGGCAGACATAGACCCTGATGCCAACGTGCCCATCGgcctgagacagagagaccagacggAGAAGACCTCCACTGGCACTTTCAGTAGAGACTCTCTGTTGAAGTACTGGGAGAAGGAGACCAAGAGGATactggaggatgagagaggggaagCCAGCAGCCCCAAACAG GATGGCGATGACGATGCCGAAAAGAGTGAGGAAGAATGCGTGACAGAAACCAACAGCGAAGCAGAGGAGAAGGATGACGAGAACAAGAAAGAAAATAAAGattatgaagaggaagaggaggaagaagaagaggaggaggagagtgaggaagaggaagctgaaacagaggatgaggaggatgaagaggaggatgaagaggagccAGAAGAGAAGAGGCCTAAAGCAGCGACCCCAAAGGATTCTGGTCCTCCATCACCGCTGTCAGTCGTAATCTCCTCCCCTAGCCTACTGAGACCCCCAAGGGTGGAGCCTATGAGACTAACCCCGCCCCCACCTCCACTTGACCCCAACGCCGACGGTAACCCAATAGTTGTCGACGAGGCCCTGGAAAGAGTCCTTAATAACGACCCTGAGCTCAAAGAGATCAACCTCAACAACATTGAGGACATCTCACAGGACACTCTAATCCAGTTCGCTGAGGCACTGCGCTCCAACACACACGTGCGTGTCTTTAGCCTGGCCAACACGCATGCCGACGACCCCGTGGTGCTCGCCATTGCCAAGACGCTGTGCGAAAACACCTCCATCATCAGCCTGAACATCGAGTCCAACTATGTGACAGGGAAAGGGGTTCTGGCCATGGTCCAGGCTCTGCCTAGCAATAGCACCTTGACTGAGCTACGCTTCCATAACCAGAGACACATGTGTGGAGGACAG gtggagatggagatggtgaaGGTTCTGAGGGAGAACCACACCCTGATCAAGCTGGGTTACCAGTTCCACCTGCCAGGCCCCCGGATGAGCATGACAGGCATCCTGACCCGTAACATGGACCGTCAGAGACAGAAACGCctgcaggagcagagacagaaccAGCAGGCGGGGCCAGAGGGGGCCGTTAACCTCCGTACGACCGCTCTCTTGAAGGCCACTCCGGGTTCTTCGCCCTATGGTTCCCCGCGGGTGTCTCCTTGGCAATCCCCCAAACTCCCCAAGAAACAGACCCCTCCTGCTCCCCCGccgcctcctccacctcctcccccaccccccccactgCCCTGCCAGCCCCCGGCAGAGAAGAAGAAGCCGACTAGGAAGATAGCAGAGGTGATCAGGCTCCACGAGGAGGTTGTTAAGAAgcaagggaaagggaaggggaagaAGGGGAAGAAAGGACTGAAAGAGACCAACAGTATCTTGAAGGAGCTGAAGAACGCTTTGCGGCCAGTggcagagaccagagaccaggagCACAGCAGGCCACCCACTCCACTGCGCTCCTCACACGACCAGCTCATGGACTCCATCCGCAACGCTAGTGTCCGCTCCCTCAGAAag GTGGAAGTCCCACAGAGGAAGTTTGTCTTTGTCCCTGATGAAGAGACGAGCTGA